GACATGTTGAACAGGCACTGGATCTCGTGGTTGCCGCGCACGCCGTGCCGCTCTGCAAGTGTTCAATGTTTATAGTACCCATGTGAGTTATTATTGTGTTCTGTGCCACCATAGAACCACTCGATGTCCTCTCGTGGACCTCGAAgcgactaaaggacacatagctttgtcaataataatattatcaggGGGGATTGGCGTCAATCAGGCGGCCGGTTATGAAAtatagccgaatcttcaaaattttcgaGTTTACTAGTCACCAACTTCTTTCTTGTTTGTTATCACTCCACGCTTAATCTTAACCAACCTTGAAATTTCGCACAAATGTAGCTAATATTACGTAAACAAACTACTTATCCCGGAAAAAGATCAATTCGTGTGGGAAATTCACATGAGTGGAGGCGCGGACAAAAGATGATTTATCTTAAAAAGATACTCACCAGGCCACAGCAGCACAAGGCTCTGATACAGAGCCAATTCAGTCTCAGTCAGTTTAAGTCTAGCGATCGTTTTCGCCGCGTCGAAGATTCCGACCACCAGCGACATGTCGCGTGGGTCACtggaattaaaaaactttgtaaGATATTTGCATTGAATGCCTTATAAACCAGAGCTGTCTTATAGCGGTGTGAATATCCACTTTCCCTTAACGACCGAAAAGTAACAAGCCtctaaactttttatttatggttataattctaactaatattataaatgcgaaaataagtttgtttgttacctctacacgctctatctactcaaccaatctgcttgaaattttgcatacatgtagtttgtagtatggaaaaggacataaagtacctttcatcttggaaaaataactgctcccgtgggaaatcacgcgggcgaaagaTGCTAAAAAAGCTATTTTGTAATGTTAGCAACTCACCGCGCGTGTACACACTCCCTGATGGGCAGCACGACGTCTCCGTACAGCACCTGATCGCGGTTCACGTCAATCAGCCGCGACAGCCGCACGATGGCCAGCTCAAACGATCCTGAgcaattgattgattgatttatttattgattgattacggtaaattaaaattatttgtagtatgtatgttttgatataatgccataaaattatcataaattaattcatcatgacgataagtttatttatgatagatataaatgaattatttattagacttAATTTACAACGAACGCACAAAGTGAATAGCTGGTTGATTATGAATCACATTGATCTCCTCCTTTGTAGTAAGTAGGTTAAAAATGGCATTATTAGGTGAATAGGATAAAacgttaaataattttcatatatgtataggaATAAAAGATTGCTTATttcgaataaaattaacattttattgaaagtaaatcaataaaactaaacaaagcATGTAAGTAAGCaaagaaagataaaaacaatttaattttcaagaagaaaaGAGATGGATGAATGATAGATGATGATAACCACAATACTTACCCGACTTCAGAAGCAGGATCTGGTCGTCCTGCGTCAGCTTCATGAACCCAGGGATGAGCTTGGCAAACTCTATGATGTTCTGTATCATTCCTGTCAATTTGTCCGCGCAGTCCAGCCACATCTCCTCGTACGTCATCGAGTTATAGAACAATAGTctgaaaatcaaatttacaatcAATAATGTCTGTATCTGCTACCCACACGTCATaggagtaaaataaaatgtttattatagtatattctAATTTCATTATCGAATCGTTATCGGTTGGTGTTGGTTGATCGGTTGGTTGGTTGATTGATTGGTTGGTTGACTCATTTACAGTTGCCTGTATACACTTACTAACCAATCAATCAATCCATCAACCAATCAAAATACTTTAGTTATTTCTGACCATTGATTGATTCTGTTTACGGTGACTGTTGAgcctatattataataatatttacatatatggCGTACACATACAGGgctacaaatatatattatagattagAGACATCAAATGTGGCGTGTACGCCTtattccgccctagaataagaccactccatatccttccgtggaCAGGTTAACTAAACTTGGCAGCTTAAAGGCGacaaaagcattcccaaggagagttAACGTCAGGATGGCCGGTTGGGTTAGTTTAGAGCACAAAGCTGGATCTTCCAAACATTTTAAGGATTATTTCTTACGCTGATCTAGGGATACGTGGCGTTACAGCGCCAAATGCACCCGGGAACACACAAAAATAAGATAGAGACATCAGCTAGCTGTAGCAAACGTTTTCGATGATTCATTGATTCCAAAATGCTAAATCCTTGCCTACATTTTAGCCTGCATACACTTTGTTGATTAGTTGGTTGATTGATTGCTTGATCAATTGATTGATTACTCACTTGGACACGTCCGGCGGTTTCCTGAACATCTCGTGAATGAACTCCAGTTTCGGATTGGTGTTGGCGTGTGCCTCGGCCAAGCTCTTGACGAGAACCTTACTGATGTCGCCCTCACCTGAAAACAGAAGAGAGACGGCTGTAAACAAAGAGAAAAGTACGTGTCAAAATACAGAATAtagtgcaaaaaatatataatttaaaaaaaccggattgcactccgggagtgccggcaggagtgaaaactttaatattaacgttgtgcatttttgaccttacgaattttcgatcagagtcacgtgtcctgacgcgagtttaccatttttcacccatcacaataagtgcacaacgccgctaaagaagttttcacttcaaaaacaaGCACATTAATCATTCTATCTAGATAGCAATAAGGTCGCACACTTCTACTGTGACGCAAGATgacgttcattgaaaattgaGCTTTAAAGCATACACTGTTGACATACAttacattgacaacaaatAAGCGGACTGCTCGCTCTCAGCTCTCgtcttgtcaatgtaaagtatgtctacAGATAACGCTTTAAAactcacttttcaatgaacgcCATCGTGCCAAGTGGGAGCGGTGTGGTTGGCTGATGTTTGTCCATCTCATGACGTCTTAAGAGAAAAAAACCAAACTGCATAGATTTACTGCGAACATTTTCAACAGTTCAATGACGTATCTGAGATGTGATGCAGTGGATAAACGGCCTTAAGATTTCAACGATGAAAAAGAACATTAATACgcattaacaaataaattaaagccACATATATAAGAACAAATGTATATCTGTGATTAAAGCTTGATACACATATAATACAGTCGtaacaaaattgatatttctgcgtaatattaaaaacagcGTAAAGCCAATTTGGTATCTCAATGGTCTGGTTTTGGTATCGCTACATCtatgaaaaactaaataattacaaaaatattttttggcatcacaaatactaaaaaaaaactacaaaaataaaactccttctaaattaatattacatagaaAATGACAACgtaatcaaaacaaacaaaaattcatattgttttaaaaaaatgttaaacgacatcttattaacataaaataaaaacagcttaaaaataaatccggggtaaaaaatatcgaaaacaATTTATGAAAACTCTTTGCGAAAATCCTTTTTACAAACTCAACTCCTTTCCTATGATCACAGAAATAGTatatactttgtatttttgaaagcTGCTGTCACAAGGCAGCTATAGACAACGGTCACAACAAAATGAtaatcagaaaatattttataacataataataatggatCCAATGTCGGCATGTTTGCTCGGGACGTGTATACTGACATGTTGgcgtaacatttatttattttattatatatttagaaaatgctTCTATGAATCAAGGAACGTCATTGGCTTGAATTCgtcaaagaatataaataactagggTTCGGTCTAGAACACGGAAACCCGATGTGGAAAAGGAACAATAAAAAGGATCAGTCCGCCGTCGCTAGTGCTTTTTCTGTTCTTTGCGTCTTTGTGTTATCTTATGCAATAAAGTcattacttacatacaaaagACAATCCCAATAAATGACTTTTAAGATTTAATAATAGTGACttatatatcaattttaaatgaagttTTTTAGTATTCAGGTCTTTAATCATGATGTCTTCTAATGAAAAGGTGGTGGTTAAGTGGTTACCACAACCATCTCAGATGAGATCGATAGGTGCCAGTGCTAGGTTGGAATCCTACTTGTGTCACGTTGtctaccaatctgactcatgtatcaGTTTTCaccgaccaccacttgcttccggtgaagggaaacatcgtgaggaaacctgcacactggttgactattTAGTGCATCAGTGTGTTtacgactttaataaaatgtgacacCAGTTTCAgcacacatatatattaataacaccCTAGTTAAGAAAATAACCgatcttattatattttacaagcttttgtttCCATGAGAAATGTGCTATGTGCTTGACCTAATGATGCACCCAGAACCGGCTCCAAACGTGAGAACTCAACGATCTACTGGCACAAACATGATAtgttgtcacgcgttgaatgcaacaagatttctctgacgacaataaaagcttgcggcaaaatgtatgcaatttttgcaaaaatcttgtttatatttttccagcGTGCTTCCTGCCCTGTTTCTGGATATGCCCCTTCATCCCGATTCCCTTCATTTTGGTAACAGACACCAGCAATTGCAACACTGCCCGAAGGAGGAATTGTCAAGATTATCAATTCTTagtaagtttataatttattctataagttttttttttataatactcaAGGTAGGTCCGCTGCGCCACATTTTGAACAGaaaattgttcaaaaacaacaattttgtggttgtaattaatgtttttgaacaaatgtTATATGTTCCAAAccctaccatgaaacataaaacacatgatagttctcagagcgtttcgaccgctgctgcggccgcgctgtcattacgaccatttattttcttgaggaaggaatcattcaTTAAAATGACATTGTCACAGTACAGATtgttttaaagtcagataaatcaaaatcaaataataatttcaaattatcaaaatatttaattattcagaAAGTAGGCCTTCActggcactttttcacgtcatattttaaatgaaatttatatttaccaaagctacaaactactactagcatttcggaacgaccactgctgagaagagatgtggaaagaaactcattcaaacagtgttggtccctattatgccagaagggcttaccattttttaaatataaatttatgtgtaattttttaacagttatataacaatgtaagtacacaacaagatagtaaaactaattcctGTGTTTAttaagatttgaaaaattgtaacgaCAGCGCGGGCGCAGCGGTCTTCGAAACGATCTAAAAACCACGCAGCATGTCACTGCGTCTAcactttgtctttttttttcacgatgcatacacgatatgggaaaaagagacagcatgtggacgtaaAGCCTTCTAATTAGGACTTGTCTCCGCAACCGagcataaaaatatgacaatattttacatagattGTGACCATCTTTCTTTGTTATCGctggtgattttttttttttcagaataagAAAAATGGAGATTATTACTATTTGGTTTGGACGAAACTTGGATTCAGACTGCTTAAAACCCAAAAACCTGATACACCATTTGCTGGCCAATGATTCAAATGTccctttttgtaaataaattgtttcttgtttttgtaaataatttattttctaatcgTTTTTGTaagcaaattattttgtaatcgctttttgtgaataaattatttttatcgccattgttattaattaaactgtCCAGTTTTGAGGAACAAGGGCAAAGAAATTATGAGAAATATGAGGAATTTATCTAATAACGGGCGGGCCGCCCGTCCCGGCATCGCTCGGttggtataaaaatagataaccTATACTCTGACTAAATATAggaatatttcatcaaaatcggtcaagcCGTTTAGGAGTAGTATGGCAACTAACACTGTGACaccaaatttttatatacatgtataaaaaaaagataaaagatgtgtagcaaataaaattaattgtaaaatcaaaaatctaaaacaataacaaaatcaacGTTCAATCCCACTGAATCcatataacaaacataaaatacatcgtatacaaaaaaaactgtCATCTAACTGTGCTAACAAGACGAtctagcaaaaaaaaaaaactttggccgtaatacaaaattaaatatactttaagtaacaaaaaaaatatgtgatgataacaaaaaaatactggcaTGACAAgactatagaaaaaaaaaataaaacactggCCGCAAAAACGAATTTCTAACTGCAACTTACTGGGCAGATCTTCGCTATGGCTCGACCCTTGATGGCGTCTATTGGTCACAGCGTTGGGATTCACCATGCCCATGCCAGacatattcaaattcatcGGGTCCATGAGCCGGCTGTGTCCACTGCTGGACGTCAGGTCATCAGGGCTCAAATCCTCGCTAGTCAACGACACAGAACTCTGTCCAGAGACAAGCACAGAGTTCTGAATGTCCATAGGACTGTGTTGTATATTAGACGGACTGTGCAAAAATGTTGTCGAGTCGACATAACTCGGGACCAAATTGTCGACACCGATCGACGTTTCCGGTTTAATTtcttgttttatgtttatgacGCTGGAAATTGTGGCTGGCGATTGGATCCTTTCTTCGTATCTGTCGAATTCCGAGATTCTGTTTCGTGGTACTTCTGTGACTGTTGTCTGCCGCATGGTTGTTGTTGAGGTCGTTGCTGTAGTGGAGCCGGACGGCCGGACGATGGTCGATTTCTGATCGTCTATTGGGAGAGCGTCTTAAATTATGTTAGTAGGAAACAGAACTAAAATGCGTTTTTTCTTACATGTCTTTATTACGTGTTTACATAACTTTCTTAGAtgcctttttataattttacagcaGTATAGTCTTATTGTACTATGGAGGTTGTTATTTTCGTGgttgataaatgttttactttgatatgtgtaattgaaattactctcaaaataattatttcagagTCCATATCATGTTCGCAACAATAGTGTTAATGAGCTAGAAACGAGCAAAACTGAATGTACATAAatggatgaatgaatgaatgaaaaactCACCGTGTCCAATGAAGTCTGGGTCCAGGAACCCAGCAGTGGGCTTGGGCTCGTACGTGGTGGAGTCGACGTAGTCAGCACCGACATCGTACTGCTgctgcggcggcggcggctggATCCCGCTAATATTGGACGTCAGCGCTGGCGGGTTGTTGTAGCCGTAGGAGGACAGCGGGGAGTTATAGCTCGGGTAGCTGGAGGAgcataaagaaaaaattaatttaaaaaagaacatGTCTTGGaacattatgaaaataaagtgtCGAAAGGAAAGCGTAGAAAAATCCTTTCTCTCTCATGTCTCATGTTCAATGCACCACGCATTCACGGCTGTGGCGTCCGAAGGCCGGGCTctcaaaaattttgaagatcgAAATCAACTCACCGACGGCACGGAATGTAAGCGGGAAACACGCGAAAATGAGagagattttcttttttattgtaacagTCATGGAAGGCTCTCGCTAACTTTCTAAGATGGGTTTACCGCCACTTTTAAGGAAATGATTGAGAAAATGTTGTCAGGTTTTCGTGAATCCATACATTTTGCATATCCATTAATAATAGGTTATAGgaaaaatgtaagaaacaataatgataagcaattttataaatacataaaattataattaaaataagacaaaaattacaaataaataaaataaattacaaataaggTTATAACTTCGGCAACCAATCGAAggtggatatttatttattgtcaaatGAGCTTCTTGGGGACTAAAACGTCGGCGTTTTAGTGCCCAAGAAACTCCATTATATTCCACTGGGAGAAGGTCTTTCTGTTCTTGTAGCAGAGAAAATTATGATCGAAAGATTTTACCACGCTTTTTTAAACAAACGTCTTCGTGTAAGTATTTATGTCTGTAAAAGGGTAGAATACACGAACGCGCTTCATTAAAAACTAACTGTGGTGCCGTGTAATGTGTGTCAACGTGTTTCCTAAATACCTCATCAATAACTTCCAACGAAACAACAAAAACCCAATCAATATCGCATTAAATCTCACGCGAGACACCGCCATCTATCATATCTTCTTAGAAACACTTAGTACCGCTACTCGTTACTAGGTGGCGCTATTTACATTTACCGTTGGCCGTCATTCAAGTCGTGTCTCTCAAGTACCGTAAACAGTAAATGACAGTGCTGCATTTGATGCACCGCGATGCGAATAGTAAGCAATGAATTGAGGGGTTCAAACGGTTCTTATGAAGGGAAATCGACTGCGGTGGGAGTTGCAAAAATAACGGGTAGATGGCACTAGTGGTatcataatagaaaataattgatttgcAGTTAGATACTTTTCAAGGAAAACAACTATATTCAAACAGTgatcattatcataatatagtGAATTGAACGTAAAAAGCATCGCAGTCGCCATACTCGGGAAGGAGGACAGCATTTATTAGTTGATAAAATAGAGACATATAAGGCTATTGGTTATTATCTGTTATTATgtgtatgttatttattatcactTCGGTTATTaactctatttattttaaaaggttACTGATCTATCCCTTTCAGTCATGCTCAAAACCTAccataattaaattaggactgtcttgtaaaaattaattacattaataagttAACCATAGCTTTTCACGAACAGATGTCGCTACTTACCCATTGTAATGGTTGTGGAATTGGTCGCTCGAGCTTGGCGTCTGTTGTTGGGCGTCGTACACAGAGTCTGGCGCCGCGTCCGTCTGCGCCCTCAATTGAGCCCGGTGAAACCGCACCTCATCTTCGACCTTCTCACGCTGTTTCTTCGACATGCGCCCAAACTTCACCGCTGCAAAGAAAACCTCATTAGTACCGCCACTCGACACCGCGCCAAAAATGTTTCGCGCTATTCCACGCAACGCGCGCTGACATCGTTAAAAAATGGTGACATAACAGGGAATTCGATATTCTCAGCATTCCCATCGCGAATtcacacgaaaaaaaaataatatcggtATTCTACACGTCTTCATGCAATTATGTTCTCAATGACACGTCGAGTTACTCAATACCTCCAACAGAGGTAATGTCTTTGTGTGCAAATGGCGATGTGTGCGTTTTAATATTAGGTTTTGTTGTGTGCGGTTGGCGGAGGTGTGTGTGTGGATACAATACACAGGCCGTTGGCTTGGCACAGTGCCTAGTAGAACAACGAACTCTCGACCGCGGTTGACGTATACATGTATACGTACGCTGGTGTGACGTATACACATGGCTACGTAACGCTTGATACCGTTCGCTTATAACGCAGCAAAATATAAACGTATTACAATTTGTAAGAACACGCGGGCGGTCAGCGTACTCCCTAAATCGGCCGATTAGTAATTTCTTTAGTAGTAAATTTTCGGCTATGAAGTTTTCTTTGTAAAAAGTTCGTTGAACTATGACCAGCGTAATTTGGTCTTCCTATTGAAGGATGTTGTTTGTAGTCAGGACTCAATTGTTTTTGGTCTTGTTTTTATTGAGGCAGTTCCTAGTTTATCGTTCTACATGACAAGGAGGCCAAAACAGCTAACTACAAAGGAACAACTGTCTCAGtataaatttatgtcaaaaaatatattgttatttaatatttgaagtgttattgtttagtttaaatatgGCCATTGACCTGtagtaaaactttaatttattacctacctagacaatactttatttatttttaaataaagccAGCCAAGTGTAAGTTGGACTCGCACATCACTTCTAAGGCACACAACAAAACTTACACATAATACTTTATGGGATATAGTAGTACATGAGTCCAACCAATTCTTACTAAATGAGTCCAATGTACTTGCCCACATTAAAATTGGGCCATGGTATAAATGGACTAGcctttgaccgcggcttcgtccgcgtcaatgtatctgcgaaagcggaacagacatcATTTTCAtgcaaactttcaccccccattatagaCAATTTGGGggtttgatttaaaaaaaatatatgtttggccaggggtctttaactacatgtataccaaatttcatcaaaattgcgTCTAGCTGTTTAgccgtcaaattttaattttacatagtATATGTCATTTTTCATTACTATATCCGTTTTCTCGTTTTCCCCAATGACTGGGAGTGATCGAtgacacgaaaaaaaaataggtcacacacaatattttatatttacatacataacgGGGCAGTGTTACGTGCTAACGCCGATGTTACGAATGCAATTGCACAATGCTAGTGATGGGGCGTTATCGATGTATGATATCGATCAAATAGGACACGCCCGAACTTATCTGGAATCGAGTCTGGACTAGGAAATACCAGAATCCTGGTTATGACAACATATGGATTGGCTGTTGTAAGACATCAGAGTAAATTCGTAAAATAACATGGGAAATTTTCGAAATATGaacgtaaattaaaagaaacaatttcaaaattgatgtTAGATATCAAAGAAAGTTGAGATTTTCGACTCGAAATTGCGTACAAATCATATTAGTTTAAATCAGTAAGTGATCATAGCAATCGCCTTGATGTTGGCTTCATTAAGGTCTTCTGGTGTACAGAAGAATATAACAGAATACGAATCATGGATTGTATTGCTCGTGGATTGGATAGAATGAGACATAAAAATGATTGAATCTAAGAAGGTAAGTGAAATATGGCGACTTCCAGAGACTGGcatgataacaataaattatgaatataaactCAACAATCTTAGCTTTAGTTGGAGCTTATTTTGTATTCTTAGATTGAGACGACAAACAAATGTCAAATTACACAGTAAGATCTCAAAATTTATCACAAGAAATGACTCACAAATGAACCCATttacaaaagcaaaaaaataacataaaataattacaatgtaaaaacaatatttggaATAATTTTCATGATAATAAATGCTTTAAATGTATCTTGTGACATGTTTAACATGTTACATCATTCAATATCAACGTTCTGGTGACAATTGTTAATGGTGTTTGACATTTCTGAGCCTAATTTTATTGCCAGACTATTGGGATGTTGCCAGCTGTGAAAATGTATAACGGATCATTAGTTTTTGTGTCCCTTCGCCAACCTACTTACGCCAATTCACAGAAATGGCCTAAATCTACTTTTAGGTCGAAAGTAGACGCCTTTTCAGACACGGAGGTTGTCGCGTGTCATTGGCCGGACCTACATTCCAATTTATAGatcaaatttctatttttgttgaCTAATTTCGTtatgaagatttattttcatattgcGTGTGGTGCCAAATGATCGCAGATGTCTTACGAAGCGATTAAAGAACACAACCTAGACAGCTAAAAAGCattaatagcattcccaaagaggtagtaatagtttgtagctttggtaaatattatttaatttagaatatgacgtgaaaaagtgcctgtgaaggtctaatttgtgaatattgtttgattttgatttcatttgatTTGTGGGTTAACGTCAGGCAAGCAGCTGGTTGTAAATTGTGGTtgttgttatgggatactaactcaacgatactatattttataacatatacatactggttgtaaaattacagccgaatctttaaaattttaaagtaatctTTAACAATGGCCGCGGGCTTCCCGAACGCAACTGagaacatgcggagatgacagagataaaatatttatttttgtctcaaCGTAGCcagtaaaattgatttaagaTCCAACTACTGGGATGCCTACCGCGACATCTACCGGCATTaataattccaaaaaaaaaaagttaaggcAAAAAGAAAGACAATTTTAACAACTAATGAGatctatgtattttttctttaatgtaTCCCAACTAAGGTTTGTTTGATATTATATGACAAAAAACATGTATGACAGTAGCAAACTTGCATGTCTGTAATGCGAATTTTATCGATACATAAATGCATGGTGTTGTACACATCACTAGTCGTTACGTTCCGTTGCGCAATTCGGACGCATCGGTGAGCAATGGCGTCGCGGTATGCTGAGACACGCGAGCGGTCACCCATCTCGTTACAGGACATTGAAATCGTGCTTAACTTCTGAAACTCCTACTTTTTTTCGCTTACTTGCCTTCGAATTGTGACAATGATTAGTTCAATTTCGATTTCGGTATTATGTCGGTTGACAATTTAACGGTTTTAATTCGATAGATTACATGTAATCGGAAATTTGACAGTCtgtgcaaattttattaaaattggtcTTAAGCTTTGAGTTTTATCGTTACAAacacatctatactattattataaagaggtaagcgtttgtgagtttgtatgtttgaggcgggtgaTCTAAACTAATTTACaactaaactaatttaaaaaattctttcaccattagaaaggtacgttatccaagattgctataggctatattttatctcaaaattcccacgggagctaagccccgggcaacatctaataaatagtaaatcttttctatttactaatattatcattatcatattcACCTAATGTAGACACAAAAAGTGCAATACATATACTCAACGGCCACAACTCACTCAGAAcagcagacaaatatttgtgatcacaaatactaatatttgcccgcgctaGGATTCGAACCCAGGTCCCTCAGATACCAGACGGTCGTGATaaccactacgccacggaAGTCgtgtatttaaatgaaaaaataggcacatcaaaattaatttttgaagtttttttttatttaagttagaCCCGCTACCCGCCTCCGCTTATGAACAAGCACGCACCGTAAACTAACATAACATTGCGTTATCACACTGATAACGGGTCGTTGACCCGCGCCCGCTTCCTCATACCGCCACGTGTGAAGGTGTGTTTAACCGACTGCACATGAGTGgtgttatgtatatgttttttaacttCGAATAGTTGTAAGATGTTTAcacaaattgtaaataaaatgtccgAAAATTTTATTCTGAATGTTGGTATATGTTCAAAAGTGTGTATCACTTCTTCGACTGTATGAATGTTATGACCTTAAACCTCATTTGGATTGTTCAAAtcctgataaaaaatatatttgaaattagaatggaatcaaaattaaaattggaatTTTGTTCACACGAGACCATCACACCAATCTATCGTTCatgtacataaaatgtaattttatttaaaaattgatattcaaaatataaaatttaaaaatccatacctactgatattataaatgcgaaagtctgtctgtatgttccgctttcacggctaaaccgctggaccgattttgatgaaatttggtatacatatgtatagttAAAGGCTCCGGTTCAAACATAGCgtagattttttcaaaaccCATTTGACTATAGTGGgggttgaaagtttgtgttccgctttcgcaaaATAACTCATGCGAGCGAAGtagcgggcaaaatctagttaaaAATGAATCTGTGGTGTTGTTGGCAAACCTGCGTGATGAATACACGAGTGGgaaagtacagtcaacagcacatcaagtcaC
This Plodia interpunctella isolate USDA-ARS_2022_Savannah chromosome 27, ilPloInte3.2, whole genome shotgun sequence DNA region includes the following protein-coding sequences:
- the Hr3 gene encoding probable nuclear hormone receptor HR3 isoform X10, which encodes MNSQFSHELFGSQWPPDQHGGHSSASTMLHQSPMPQLQLKREPHTEVQGVMHNQMGMDISGSVADSTSPPPGSSDGMFGSSISGMFMDKKAANSIRAQIEIIPCKVCGDKSSGVHYGVITCEGCKGFFRRSQSTVVNYQCPRNKACVVDRVNRNRCQYCRLQKCLKLGMSRDAVKFGRMSKKQREKVEDEVRFHRAQLRAQTDAAPDSVYDAQQQTPSSSDQFHNHYNGYPSYNSPLSSYGYNNPPALTSNISGIQPPPPQQQYDVGADYVDSTTYEPKPTAGFLDPDFIGHGEGDISKVLVKSLAEAHANTNPKLEFIHEMFRKPPDVSKLLFYNSMTYEEMWLDCADKLTGMIQNIIEFAKLIPGFMKLTQDDQILLLKSGSFELAIVRLSRLIDVNRDQVLYGDVVLPIRECVHARDPRDMSLVVGIFDAAKTIARLKLTETELALYQSLVLLWPERHGVRGNHEIQCLFNMSMSAIRLELDASHAPLKGDVTVLDTLLAKIPTFRELSLMHLEALCRFKAAHPHHVFPALYKELFSLDSVLDPYTHG